DNA sequence from the Bradyrhizobium diazoefficiens genome:
CGAAATCGAGGTTTACGCCGGCATTGAGGCCGAGCAGGGGCACGACATTGCCGCTGATCGCGATACGGCCGCTGCTCGGCGGGTAGACGCCCGCAATCAGCCGCAGCAGCGTCGACTTGCCGGAGCCGTTGGGGCCTGCAAGTCCGATGCGCGCACCGGCCTCGGCCTCGATGGTGACGTTGTCGACGGCGCGGATGATCCGCATCTCGCCCTTCTCACGCATGAGGTGGCCGAGCAGCCGCCGCTTCAGCGAGAAGTCGTAGGCGCCGTAGAGGGGATAGTCGAGATAGACATTACGCAGGCTGATCGAGGCCATCGGTCAGATCCAGAACGCGGCTTTGCGCAGATGAACCAGCGTCAGCGCGCTCGCACAGAGCAGCAGCGCCAGCGCCACCAGGACATAGATGATGCTAGTCGCATCGACATGGCCGCCGGCCAACGGCTCGCGCCAGACTGCGAACAGATGCGTCAGCGGATTGAGCCGCATCACGGTCGAACGATGATTGATCATGTCAGCGGACCAGATCACGGGCGAGGCGAGGAAGGCGAGCATCAGCGTGGACTCGATGATCGGCTTGAGGTCGCGATAACGCGTCGCCAGCGCGCCGAGGACGAGGCTTAAGCCAAAGGTGCAGATGACGAAGAGCGACAGGCCGGGCAGCGCCGCGAGCGCGCCTGAGAGATGGTGCGGCGTGAGCAGCAGCCAGAGAATGAGCGGCACGCATGCGTTATGCAGGGCGAACAGCCCCTGGCGGAACGTGCATTGCAGCAGGAAGATCACCGGCGGCAGCGCCCGGTCGCGGATCAGGCTCGCGGAGTTCTGGAGAGCCGTGGTCGCATCGAGCACCACGCTGTTGAGAAAGGTCCAAGCCGTCATCGAGAGAGCCAGCATGGGCAGCCGCGCCAACATGTCGGCATTCGACATCTGGCCAATCACCGAACCCAACACCGCGACCACGATCGCCATCTGGAGTGACATCCAGAACGGACCCAGCAGCGAGCGCACATAACGGTGGCGCATGTCAGACCAGGCCAACGCCGCGGCGATCCGGACGTTGTCGAGCCAGCCGGTCTCCTTCGGTTGATCATCCGCGACCGCCGGCTCGTCGCACGGGACCGCAACGGCCGCGCGGTAGACGGATTCCATGCCCGCCTTGAAGGCCGTGGCGGAATAGCGGCTCACGGCGCGTGCCCGGGCCGAAAGCCCCATGCGGCGGCGGCGCTCGGGATCGCTGATCAGTGCGTCGATGGCCTCGCCGAGCGCTTCGGCGTCGCCCGGCGGCACGGTGATCGCTTCCATGCCGTGACGGGCGACGCGCGGCACGGCCGTGTCGAGCGCGGTGTTCACCACGGGACGGCCGGCGGCCATGGCCTCGAGCTGGACGAGGCCGAAGGTCTCGGCATTGGTGACGGATGGCATCACGAAGACGTCGGCCAGGCACATCAGCTTGATGCGCTCGCAATCATTGACGGATCCGAGCAGGCGGACGCGCTCGCCGAGGCCAAGCTCGGCGATCAGCTGCTCGAGCCGAGGCCGCTCGGCACCCTCGCCGATGATCCAGACCTCGAACGGGCGGTCGACCGCGGCGCGGATCAGCACGTCGAACCCCTTGTAGGGCACGAGCCGGCCGCAGGCGAGCACGAGGCGGCCGCGATCGTTGACGTGGTGCGGCTCGATCTTCGGCCAGTCATAGAGATTGGTGTCGATGCCGAATGGCACGACATGGCATTTGTCTTCGAATTCCCGCAGCAACGGCGTCTCGTCGACCAGCACGCGGTCGGAAACGATGATTGCCTTGGCTTGCCCCAGCGTTCGCCGCATCAAGGGCTCGATGAACCAGCGCAGGCCGGCATGGCTGACGATGTCGGCGTGCCAGTGCACCACCAGCGGCCGCTTGCGGCCGAAGCCGAGAGCGAAGACGAGGTCGGCGAGCGGGAAGGGCGCATGCAGCGCCAGCAGATCGTGCTTGGCGATCGTCTGCCACAGCCGCCACGGATAAGCGGGCGCAGCCGGCAGCGACAGCACATTGCCGAATGAGCGGACGCGTTCGACCGGAATGTCGTTGACGACGATCTCGCGCCGCTCGGCCGACTGAGAGCAGACCAGCACGGCGGAGGCGAAGGCGTCCTTCAGGCTGGCGCAGATGTCCCGGATCACCGTCAGCGTGCCGCCGAACAGGTCGGGATAGTAGATCTTGAAGATGTGCAGCACCGACGGGCGGCGCGGGGATTGGCTGGCGTGATGCATGATGGCGTCAGCTCGCGAGCAGTGCTGCGACGAACGGTGCTGATAGCATCGAGATGAAGATCACGCCGCGCAGCAGCGCCGGCAGCATAGGCTCGATCGTGCTGTGCCTCCAATTGGGAGCGGGGACAGCACACGGTGAAGTGGAAATGCGGACCAAGCGGTCGGCCATGGGTTAGTCCCTTTACGTCGCCCTCAGTGACGCTTCGTATATGTGGGAAAATTTACCACGTCAATTGGCAAGCAGAAAAAGTGGGATTGTATCCCACGCGCCGGATCGATAGAATCCAGACATGATTGCCAAGTCCGGGCCCAAAGCGGCGGCACCAGAGCCGAACGCCGCCGCAAAGCTGCACGCCCCGCTGGCGCGGCTGCTGCGCCCGCTCGTGCGGCTCTGTATCCGCAGCGGCATGACCTTTCCGGCATTGGCACAGCTGCTGCGCGAGCTCTTCGTCAATGTCGCCGAGCATGATTTCGCACTTGAAGACAAAGAGCAGACCGACAGCCGCGTCAGCCTGCTCACCGGAATCCACCGCAAGGAGGTGGCGCGGCTGCGCGGGGCGGGCGCGCCGGTGCACGAGGCGCCGGCGGCCCTGTCGCTGACCAGCGCGGTGATCGCGCGCTGGCTTGCCGCGCCCGAGTTCACCGATGCGAGAGGCGAGCCGCTGGCCCTGCCGCGCACGGCCGAAGGCGATGCGCCGTCATTCGAGCAACTCGTCGCCTCCGTCACCAAGGACGTGCGCCCGCGTGCGGTGCTCGACGAATGGGTCGACCGCAAACTCGTCACCATCAACGCCGCCGACGAGATCGAGCTGCTGGAGGCGGCTTTCGTCCCGAGCGGTGCGGACGACAGCAAATGGCATTATCTTGGCCGCAATCTGCACGACCATATCGCGGCCGCCGCCGAAAACGTGTCGGGGCCGGCGCCGCGTTTCCTCGAACGGGCGGTGCACTACAACAACATCTCGCCAAAACTTGCCAAGCGCCTCGAGGCACGCTCGCGCGAGCTCGCGATGGACGCGCTGAAGACGGCCAACCGCGAGGCCAATCGCGCGCTCGCCAAGGACAAGGGCGGCGACGCCCGCTGGAATTTCGGCATCTACATCTACAGCGAAGACGCCGATGAGGAGAGCAAGAAGGAAGCGGGCCAGGACGGCGGCAAGCAGGATAGCTCCTCATGAGCCGACCGCCGCTGATCTCCCGTCGTCTGTTGCTCACCGGATTCTGGCTCGCCGGAACTGCGCTTGCGCATGCGCAGGTCAAGCGCGGCACCGATCAAGGCATCGGCGGCACCGGGATCAGGCGCGGCGATGATCACGGCATCGGCGGCACCGGCATCGTCGGCGTGATCCAGCGTTTCGGCAGCATCTACGTCAATGGCGAGCGCGTCACCTATGCGAGCGACGTGCCGGTGCGCATCGACGGTAAGGCCGCAAGCCCGAAGGCGCTACGCATCGGCCAGCTCGCGCGCGTGGTCGCGACGCGGCAGGCCGACCGCACCCTTGTCACCCGCAACATCGCGATCGCGAGCGAGGTC
Encoded proteins:
- a CDS encoding glycosyltransferase: MHHASQSPRRPSVLHIFKIYYPDLFGGTLTVIRDICASLKDAFASAVLVCSQSAERREIVVNDIPVERVRSFGNVLSLPAAPAYPWRLWQTIAKHDLLALHAPFPLADLVFALGFGRKRPLVVHWHADIVSHAGLRWFIEPLMRRTLGQAKAIIVSDRVLVDETPLLREFEDKCHVVPFGIDTNLYDWPKIEPHHVNDRGRLVLACGRLVPYKGFDVLIRAAVDRPFEVWIIGEGAERPRLEQLIAELGLGERVRLLGSVNDCERIKLMCLADVFVMPSVTNAETFGLVQLEAMAAGRPVVNTALDTAVPRVARHGMEAITVPPGDAEALGEAIDALISDPERRRRMGLSARARAVSRYSATAFKAGMESVYRAAVAVPCDEPAVADDQPKETGWLDNVRIAAALAWSDMRHRYVRSLLGPFWMSLQMAIVVAVLGSVIGQMSNADMLARLPMLALSMTAWTFLNSVVLDATTALQNSASLIRDRALPPVIFLLQCTFRQGLFALHNACVPLILWLLLTPHHLSGALAALPGLSLFVICTFGLSLVLGALATRYRDLKPIIESTLMLAFLASPVIWSADMINHRSTVMRLNPLTHLFAVWREPLAGGHVDATSIIYVLVALALLLCASALTLVHLRKAAFWI
- a CDS encoding DUF6502 family protein — encoded protein: MIAKSGPKAAAPEPNAAAKLHAPLARLLRPLVRLCIRSGMTFPALAQLLRELFVNVAEHDFALEDKEQTDSRVSLLTGIHRKEVARLRGAGAPVHEAPAALSLTSAVIARWLAAPEFTDARGEPLALPRTAEGDAPSFEQLVASVTKDVRPRAVLDEWVDRKLVTINAADEIELLEAAFVPSGADDSKWHYLGRNLHDHIAAAAENVSGPAPRFLERAVHYNNISPKLAKRLEARSRELAMDALKTANREANRALAKDKGGDARWNFGIYIYSEDADEESKKEAGQDGGKQDSSS